One segment of Leptospiraceae bacterium DNA contains the following:
- a CDS encoding amino acid permease, giving the protein MELKRTLSLTDSVSLMFSSMVGSGVFFTTGFILNKVENPWLVITCWILGGIFAIAGAVTFAYPAVIFPEAGGDYIYLKKAYSPMVAFMSGWASLTVNFSASIAVLGIAFAKYLQFIIPGLKDVVSFKTSIGPIPVELGTTQLIGAVLITFFSVINYFGIKQAVRLQNIFTSVKISGLLILVIAGFSFGNTDFTPLKMNSFFPDIFQNVNLLILGIVPVSFSYLGWNMVTYVAGEIKDPRRIIPLSVAIACFMVMSLYIAINLLFLVSAPVAELKGQGGIGVIAAKHLFGDGITTVISLFICWIILGSMSAMIIGGSRIYYAMANDGLFFRSLADLHPKYASPHKALLFQCVYASILIIFNQLEDLLYFITCAILFLSSLTAFIPFILKKEYKSESDYKIPLFPLPPILYITANIILISILAYEQPGNAVKGIGITLLAIPVYFLFKNTFKR; this is encoded by the coding sequence ATGGAATTAAAGCGAACACTTTCTTTAACCGATTCAGTCTCCCTTATGTTTAGTTCAATGGTCGGGTCAGGAGTATTTTTTACTACTGGCTTTATTCTAAACAAAGTTGAGAACCCTTGGCTAGTGATAACCTGTTGGATATTGGGCGGAATTTTTGCCATCGCAGGTGCCGTTACTTTTGCTTACCCCGCTGTCATTTTTCCAGAAGCCGGCGGTGACTATATTTACTTGAAAAAAGCCTATTCCCCAATGGTAGCTTTTATGAGTGGCTGGGCATCACTTACTGTCAACTTTTCAGCGAGTATTGCTGTTTTGGGAATTGCATTTGCGAAGTATTTGCAATTTATAATTCCAGGACTCAAAGATGTAGTAAGTTTCAAAACATCAATTGGTCCAATTCCTGTTGAATTAGGAACTACGCAACTCATAGGTGCAGTACTTATTACTTTTTTTAGCGTAATTAATTATTTTGGAATAAAACAAGCTGTGCGTTTACAAAATATATTTACATCCGTTAAAATCTCTGGATTATTAATTTTAGTTATTGCTGGTTTTAGTTTTGGGAATACAGATTTTACTCCACTCAAGATGAATTCTTTTTTCCCAGATATTTTTCAAAATGTAAATTTACTAATACTTGGAATTGTGCCTGTTTCTTTTTCTTACCTAGGTTGGAATATGGTGACCTATGTTGCTGGAGAAATCAAGGACCCTCGACGAATTATTCCTCTATCAGTGGCTATCGCTTGTTTTATGGTAATGTCACTGTATATTGCAATTAATTTATTGTTTTTAGTTTCAGCTCCAGTGGCTGAACTGAAAGGTCAAGGAGGAATTGGAGTGATTGCCGCCAAACATTTATTTGGGGACGGGATTACTACTGTTATCTCCCTTTTTATTTGTTGGATTATTCTAGGTTCGATGTCAGCAATGATTATTGGTGGTTCGAGGATTTATTATGCTATGGCGAATGACGGTTTATTTTTTCGAAGTTTAGCTGATTTACATCCAAAGTATGCAAGTCCTCATAAGGCACTTTTATTTCAATGTGTTTATGCATCTATTCTGATTATATTTAACCAGTTAGAAGATTTGCTTTATTTTATTACTTGCGCAATATTATTCTTATCCTCTTTAACTGCGTTTATACCTTTTATTTTGAAGAAGGAATATAAGTCAGAATCTGATTATAAAATTCCTCTTTTCCCATTGCCACCAATTTTGTATATAACTGCAAATATTATTTTAATTAGTATATTAGCTTACGAGCAACCTGGGAATGCAGTAAAGGGAATCGGAATCACACTTCTGGCAATTCCGGTTTATTTTTTATTTAAAAATACTTTTAAGAGATAG
- a CDS encoding FG-GAP repeat protein, whose amino-acid sequence MKPTLILLIINLTFCLKAEKSSFDMQGNPLIFSLAFLFSMIPIQKVQDLNKDGFPDLISAAIFDSSGVVRDGSVYIFNGSANGISFSSVSQASKTISGTASSTEAFGTTFY is encoded by the coding sequence ATGAAACCAACATTGATTTTATTAATAATAAATTTAACTTTTTGTTTAAAAGCAGAAAAATCAAGTTTTGATATGCAAGGCAATCCTTTAATATTTAGTTTGGCATTCCTATTCTCAATGATTCCAATCCAAAAAGTGCAAGACTTAAATAAAGATGGTTTTCCTGATTTAATTTCTGCGGCAATTTTTGATTCCTCCGGGGTAGTTAGAGATGGTTCTGTCTATATTTTTAATGGGAGTGCGAATGGAATTTCTTTTTCCTCTGTGTCTCAAGCTTCAAAAACAATTTCAGGTACTGCTTCTAGTACGGAAGCATTTGGAACAACTTTTTACTGA
- a CDS encoding GNAT family N-acetyltransferase: MAINIISKKQGIERKLVVRLAENQYEIEQTLVLRYNVFNLEMGEGLPESRQAQKDRDEYDYFCEHLIVKDETNDRIVGTYRILNRSVAKENIGFYSENEFDLRKLYEFKDEVAEVGRSCVHPDYRDGSVISLLWSGFGEYMLQNNVRYLMGCGSIHSVDPIAASQAYAYLKENKALASDEFGVTPYPSHSLEGFDPNYLIEDKKAIIKSIPPIIKGYVRLGAKICGYPAVDRVFGTTDMFVLFDRKEIDARYGKHYLKE, from the coding sequence ATGGCAATAAATATTATAAGTAAAAAACAGGGAATCGAAAGAAAGTTAGTAGTCCGTTTAGCAGAAAATCAATACGAAATCGAACAAACTCTCGTACTCAGATACAATGTTTTTAATTTAGAAATGGGCGAAGGACTACCTGAATCTAGGCAAGCTCAAAAAGACCGTGATGAATATGATTATTTCTGTGAACATTTAATCGTAAAAGATGAAACAAATGATCGAATTGTTGGAACGTATCGAATTTTAAATCGTTCAGTCGCAAAAGAAAACATTGGATTTTATTCTGAGAATGAATTTGATTTGCGAAAGTTATATGAATTTAAAGACGAAGTCGCTGAAGTAGGAAGAAGTTGTGTACATCCGGACTATCGAGATGGTTCTGTGATTTCTCTTCTATGGTCAGGATTTGGTGAATACATGTTACAAAATAATGTTCGTTATTTAATGGGTTGTGGTTCCATTCATTCCGTTGATCCGATTGCTGCATCACAGGCATATGCCTATCTAAAAGAAAATAAAGCTCTTGCAAGCGACGAATTTGGTGTAACCCCTTACCCGAGTCATAGTCTGGAGGGATTTGATCCTAACTATTTAATTGAAGATAAAAAAGCTATTATTAAATCAATTCCTCCCATTATAAAAGGGTATGTGAGACTCGGAGCGAAAATTTGTGGTTATCCGGCAGTAGACCGAGTATTTGGAACGACGGATATGTTTGTATTATTTGATAGAAAAGAAATTGATGCTCGTTATGGAAAACACTACCTTAAAGAGTAA
- a CDS encoding MBL fold metallo-hydrolase, with amino-acid sequence MKFVLFILFIFISSLSAEGEIQKISALIYGRSTYPSELLNTKDDTKTKTILWMFYLIQTDKRNILVDTGFTDKKYISSFQISNYKSPILLLRNAELDPSDITDIILTHSHFDHVGSAHYFPNAKIYIHTKEFEQFKKSEEYKPFQKVFEVRKFRNQIQNVDVNFYFNKEISIFFSGGHTIGSQFVHIQTTNKEFIITGDECYLARECLEGIGLNSKAAYSVSNNKKFLEQLQEIHKKNNRLEILTLHDFELLKNSVIPKNGILTIYELNKNK; translated from the coding sequence ATGAAATTTGTTTTATTCATTCTATTTATTTTTATTTCTTCCCTATCAGCCGAAGGGGAAATCCAAAAAATTTCCGCTTTAATATATGGAAGAAGTACCTATCCGTCCGAACTATTAAACACAAAAGATGATACAAAAACGAAAACTATATTATGGATGTTTTATCTCATTCAAACCGATAAACGCAATATTTTAGTCGATACCGGTTTTACAGATAAAAAATATATTTCCTCCTTCCAAATTTCCAATTACAAGTCTCCCATTTTATTATTGCGGAATGCAGAATTAGATCCTTCGGATATAACGGATATTATCCTCACTCACAGTCATTTTGATCATGTAGGCAGTGCACATTATTTTCCAAATGCAAAAATCTATATACATACAAAAGAATTTGAACAATTTAAAAAATCAGAAGAATATAAACCATTCCAGAAAGTATTTGAAGTAAGAAAATTCAGAAATCAAATTCAAAATGTAGATGTTAATTTTTATTTTAATAAAGAAATCTCGATTTTTTTTTCGGGAGGACATACTATAGGCTCGCAATTTGTTCATATTCAAACAACTAATAAGGAATTTATAATCACAGGGGATGAATGTTATTTGGCGCGCGAATGTTTAGAAGGAATAGGGCTCAATTCTAAAGCAGCCTACAGTGTATCAAATAACAAAAAGTTTTTAGAACAATTACAGGAAATTCATAAAAAAAACAATCGTTTAGAAATACTTACTTTGCATGATTTTGAATTACTAAAAAATTCCGTTATCCCCAAAAATGGAATTTTAACAATTTATGAACTTAATAAAAACAAATAA
- a CDS encoding SpoIID/LytB domain-containing protein, with product MNLILLFVTIFSLSAEAEVKVRILAKYSLQEIQIKSNDGTRIFSEEKNKILTQGLYIVKNLNGKIHLLNDKNILQGKQILFISENTFRIFFSDKDKILSRVYKGKLEIQSINKEILLILKLPLEEYVSSATYSELGILLLADNFTTDNAKNELIAAQEITVRTYILNEKKRHLDKKYDFCDLTHCMHFNGYTNKLSLYPKKILTGKSGVSGYFHSTCGGILTGPNVYWSEDKNSNHYRKGKDGTEPNCKNSPQLNWESTLSNENLETILKEEGIILISLKLLDGRVKSIEYKNKFEKNISLPISIFLTRTGRLYGWNKIKSNLFSIEKIDDGYKFIGRGFGHGVGLCQWGAKYLADKGKSHNEILEFYFPETKIKLYDAD from the coding sequence ATGAATCTAATTCTATTATTTGTTACAATCTTTTCTCTATCAGCTGAAGCTGAAGTAAAAGTTCGAATTTTGGCAAAGTATTCCTTACAAGAAATTCAAATAAAATCTAATGACGGCACACGAATATTTTCAGAAGAAAAAAATAAAATTTTAACACAAGGTTTATATATAGTAAAAAATTTAAATGGCAAAATTCATTTATTAAATGATAAAAATATTTTGCAGGGAAAACAAATTTTATTTATTTCAGAAAATACTTTTAGAATATTTTTTTCGGACAAAGATAAAATTTTAAGTAGAGTTTACAAAGGAAAATTAGAAATCCAATCAATAAACAAAGAAATTTTGCTAATTCTAAAACTTCCTTTGGAAGAATACGTTAGCTCGGCTACGTATTCCGAATTGGGTATATTACTATTAGCCGATAATTTTACGACAGACAATGCAAAAAATGAACTCATAGCCGCACAAGAAATTACAGTTCGGACATACATTCTAAACGAAAAAAAAAGACATTTAGATAAAAAGTATGATTTTTGCGATTTAACACATTGTATGCATTTTAATGGTTATACAAATAAATTATCTTTGTATCCTAAAAAAATTTTGACAGGAAAATCTGGAGTTAGCGGGTATTTTCATTCTACCTGTGGGGGAATTCTTACTGGTCCAAATGTATATTGGTCGGAGGATAAAAATTCAAACCATTACAGAAAAGGCAAAGATGGAACAGAACCTAATTGTAAAAACTCACCCCAATTAAATTGGGAATCAACTCTTTCCAATGAAAATTTAGAAACCATTTTAAAAGAAGAGGGAATTATTTTAATTTCACTAAAATTATTAGATGGAAGAGTAAAAAGTATTGAATACAAAAATAAATTTGAAAAAAATATAAGTTTACCAATTTCCATTTTTTTAACTCGGACAGGGAGGCTCTACGGATGGAACAAAATCAAAAGTAATCTTTTTAGTATAGAAAAAATAGATGATGGGTATAAATTCATAGGTCGAGGATTTGGACATGGAGTCGGGCTTTGCCAATGGGGAGCAAAATATCTTGCGGATAAAGGCAAATCCCATAATGAAATTTTAGAGTTTTACTTTCCTGAAACAAAAATAAAACTCTATGATGCAGACTAA
- a CDS encoding DUF4404 family protein, which produces MIQDTITKIEANIREAKSIDNSKKEELLGLVSSLKKEIVDLSTTNKEDAESVANFTKTSTFEAIKTEKNKSLFELSIKGLSESVTKFEASHPDLVAVVNSICVSLSNSGF; this is translated from the coding sequence ATGATCCAAGATACAATTACAAAAATTGAAGCCAATATTCGAGAGGCAAAAAGCATCGATAATTCTAAAAAAGAAGAATTATTAGGGCTTGTTAGTTCTTTAAAAAAAGAAATCGTAGATCTTTCTACTACCAACAAAGAAGACGCAGAGAGTGTAGCAAATTTTACAAAAACGTCAACATTTGAGGCAATTAAAACTGAAAAAAACAAAAGCCTCTTTGAACTTTCCATCAAAGGTCTTTCGGAGAGTGTTACAAAATTTGAAGCATCTCATCCAGACCTAGTAGCCGTTGTAAATTCTATCTGTGTATCACTTTCCAATAGTGGATTCTAG
- a CDS encoding DUF2339 domain-containing protein: protein MADKESLDKLTQRIESLEIELSSVKTELHRLTSTNEEIKVAKPNYKPEVVTPTIPKPIQKDKSSRSVDWELLLGGNILGKLGFFAILLAFGWFIKFAFDNHWINESGRIFIGLVIGFVTILGGLVLARQKMRIVPESMIGTGVSILYLSLYAAYYFYDLINAKETFAAFTLLSVGTSLLAGRTNLQILYIFSLFGSILAPILLSSGENSYRFLFAYLTTINLVFYYISLKNTWRISPYLIFLANCLIFSVWSNDKLLVSSPIPPMAYLTGLFLVFVMREVYLMPRLRKHIDGSSILFVLLLVLTYASFGYSVVNSFYSNLTSHFLLIQSFMLVGFLKVFEVYSIPSLEKKSNVNNSLSGVLFLSWISLLFAAISIFAEERWIGFSWILFAGGLSVTGAYFRNKIYILLSTVPWFLALLKLYFIESTYDNHIYFVLNTRFGLFVLATAFLLYTYQIQKKNLIHRGMVGFVFTALFTLILGSFVEIHYLIPNPYYRNLGYSYVIAFYMVALLIPGFKFSYKSFRLTGILLGVLLIAKFYLYDIWMMSIVVRIIAGFSLGVGLVVLSIVYQKYKDKINVNQILKLTVFPLLLVAFLNADILSAQSFNNNGYKYFAEVKGLSSDIVGDENNIYGRIRLTEEISKFHGNSDLRLVYENELVPFFHRRVTNVAGKTGKTIPTVIYTNVTSAGRVYVIKFEEPPAKTEYTELEIAGSERYETGVYISLGDEPNDWRESISASIYNYYDDQVGKVNRIKFRSGKYRYARLEFDSKFQFEFTGAIYSPTKERAEYKVDLKLEDLNQQKDLDRKATLYYYENPTHKPISRITLEFEDIKYNRNLEIYQKDSETKEFSLMTETVIYKKPEANGEHNIDLSLYKGGHLKFLLLDNDDKPLVLKSINAYSEIEEIVFEFPKKIAFDESKKMILYYGNEYVRFPEFDIKNTYDEKLKHVSLKVGEHQSNPEFAYSLVEPPLSSWIIRGLFLVGLLLMVYPAFKILERYRKELDMDVSNSESSNEKLEN from the coding sequence ATGGCAGACAAAGAGAGTTTGGATAAATTAACCCAACGAATTGAATCCTTGGAAATAGAACTTAGTTCTGTGAAAACTGAGTTACATCGTTTAACGTCAACAAACGAAGAAATTAAAGTTGCAAAACCAAATTATAAACCTGAAGTAGTTACACCAACAATCCCAAAACCCATTCAAAAAGACAAATCTTCTCGATCTGTAGATTGGGAATTACTTCTGGGTGGAAATATTTTAGGTAAACTTGGGTTTTTTGCCATACTTCTGGCATTTGGTTGGTTTATCAAGTTTGCATTTGATAACCATTGGATCAATGAATCTGGTCGAATATTTATTGGACTTGTCATTGGGTTTGTAACAATACTTGGTGGGCTCGTATTAGCTCGTCAAAAAATGCGTATAGTTCCTGAGTCCATGATTGGAACTGGGGTTTCGATTTTGTATTTAAGTCTTTATGCAGCCTATTATTTTTACGATTTAATTAACGCAAAAGAAACATTTGCCGCATTTACTTTATTAAGTGTCGGAACATCCTTGTTAGCCGGTAGAACCAATCTTCAGATATTGTATATATTTAGTTTATTTGGATCTATCCTCGCTCCAATTCTTTTATCTTCAGGTGAAAATTCCTATCGATTTTTATTTGCCTATTTAACTACAATCAATTTAGTTTTTTATTACATCAGTTTGAAAAATACTTGGAGGATTTCTCCTTATCTGATTTTTCTTGCGAACTGCCTAATTTTTTCTGTGTGGTCGAATGATAAATTATTAGTAAGTAGTCCGATTCCTCCAATGGCTTATCTTACTGGATTATTTTTAGTATTTGTTATGCGGGAAGTATATCTTATGCCTAGGCTTCGGAAACATATCGATGGATCGAGTATTTTATTCGTATTACTTCTTGTGCTCACTTATGCGAGTTTTGGATATTCTGTGGTAAATAGCTTTTATTCTAATTTAACTTCTCATTTTCTTTTAATTCAATCCTTTATGTTAGTGGGTTTTTTGAAAGTATTTGAAGTTTATTCTATTCCTTCTTTAGAAAAGAAATCTAATGTTAATAATTCGTTATCTGGTGTATTATTCTTATCTTGGATTTCTCTTTTGTTTGCTGCAATTTCCATTTTTGCAGAAGAACGATGGATTGGTTTTTCTTGGATTTTATTTGCTGGAGGTCTATCGGTTACGGGTGCCTATTTTAGAAATAAAATTTATATCCTGCTTTCAACTGTACCTTGGTTTTTAGCATTATTAAAATTATATTTTATTGAAAGTACTTATGACAATCATATTTATTTTGTCTTAAATACTCGATTTGGTTTATTTGTATTAGCCACTGCATTTTTACTTTATACTTATCAAATTCAAAAGAAAAATTTAATTCATCGTGGTATGGTTGGATTTGTTTTTACGGCATTATTTACTTTGATTTTGGGAAGTTTTGTTGAAATCCATTATTTAATTCCAAATCCATATTATAGAAACTTAGGTTACTCCTACGTAATCGCATTTTATATGGTAGCACTTTTAATTCCTGGATTTAAATTCTCCTATAAATCCTTTCGGCTTACCGGAATACTTCTTGGAGTATTGTTAATTGCAAAATTTTATTTGTATGATATATGGATGATGAGTATTGTCGTTCGTATCATCGCTGGGTTTTCACTTGGAGTTGGACTTGTCGTATTAAGTATAGTTTACCAAAAATATAAGGATAAAATAAACGTGAATCAAATTTTAAAACTAACCGTATTTCCTCTATTATTAGTTGCATTTTTAAATGCTGACATACTATCAGCTCAATCGTTTAATAATAATGGGTATAAATATTTTGCTGAAGTGAAAGGGCTTTCATCTGATATTGTTGGAGATGAAAATAATATTTACGGTCGTATTCGTTTAACAGAGGAAATCTCTAAGTTCCATGGAAATTCAGATTTGCGATTGGTATATGAAAATGAGCTAGTTCCTTTTTTTCATAGAAGAGTTACTAATGTCGCAGGTAAAACTGGAAAAACAATCCCGACTGTGATTTATACAAATGTCACGTCTGCAGGAAGAGTGTATGTAATAAAATTTGAAGAGCCACCCGCAAAAACGGAATACACAGAATTAGAAATTGCGGGAAGTGAAAGATACGAAACGGGAGTTTATATATCACTTGGAGATGAACCAAATGATTGGAGAGAATCTATTTCCGCTTCAATTTATAATTATTACGATGACCAAGTCGGAAAAGTAAATCGAATTAAATTTCGTTCGGGTAAATATCGTTATGCCAGATTAGAATTTGATTCTAAATTTCAGTTCGAATTTACTGGTGCAATTTATTCACCTACAAAGGAAAGAGCTGAATACAAAGTTGATTTGAAGTTAGAAGACTTAAACCAACAGAAAGATTTGGATAGAAAAGCAACTTTGTATTATTATGAAAATCCAACCCATAAACCAATCAGTCGCATAACCTTGGAATTTGAAGATATAAAATACAATAGAAATTTGGAAATTTATCAAAAAGATTCCGAAACGAAAGAATTTTCATTAATGACAGAAACTGTAATATACAAAAAACCAGAAGCAAATGGAGAGCATAATATAGATTTATCCTTATATAAAGGAGGTCATTTAAAATTTCTACTTTTGGATAATGATGATAAACCTCTCGTATTGAAATCTATAAATGCGTATTCTGAAATAGAGGAAATTGTATTTGAATTTCCCAAAAAAATTGCATTCGATGAAAGTAAAAAAATGATTCTGTATTACGGGAATGAATACGTACGATTTCCTGAATTTGATATTAAAAATACATATGACGAGAAGCTAAAACATGTTAGCCTCAAGGTAGGCGAACACCAATCAAACCCTGAATTTGCTTATTCTTTGGTAGAACCACCTCTTTCATCGTGGATCATTCGGGGGCTTTTTTTGGTTGGATTATTATTGATGGTCTATCCAGCGTTTAAAATTTTAGAACGTTATCGGAAAGAGTTAGATATGGATGTATCTAACTCTGAAAGTAGCAATGAAAAATTAGAAAATTAG
- a CDS encoding oligosaccharide repeat unit polymerase, with translation MAKKKKDFESYLFIVGSLGLILYSSITGMMFLQNSTIPIESLYIRFIFYVSILIFIYLYSIGVSKKLLIFYTVLASSHIYIYRYHFSSIAILFYLLSNLYLLKKFSLSKENIFDILVFLLLTSSIISTFVSFHYNGTNSIFGFFHLLSGLLLYVFFKYLDENELLHVLKYNHIFYGISLGLFSILIISNILNSNFNPNLGFNTGIISGMVGINFPPILAIFLYRKDKYKWVYFILLSFSIFVLVFTYSSASILGLIVSSFFILIYYYKFNINRKIKLIPTITMAVFFITIIIIRNQFSNNGIFSIQTIVARSSVWITYIDRVFHHSLLFGFGSNNEFFNFFLPIGYLSENVIIDLQYYFSELKTNLNAHNLYVQFFYNYGLYGFLILMGVLSSAFILLNRKLMKNELKFIEIIGYSILCAVFFQEMFDYTMIDAVTYFPTTFALGIISRYSLSFNLFHPKKNYYKISLKILFASQFFMCLFISILGFNLCISEKVKILFKNEFVIDSFSNLKFSENFDLTENKFKQFRILDSLYFPINIDDKKEQFSGQIYFEAYKKNEEKRDLDLAEKNFSKCILIFPYSAVCYKKMYEIEILKSNPDKANTYLLKSKENDPFGLIN, from the coding sequence CTATCTTTACTCTATTGGAGTAAGTAAAAAATTGCTGATTTTTTATACAGTCCTCGCATCTTCCCATATATATATTTATCGCTACCATTTCTCATCGATAGCAATTTTATTTTATCTACTCTCAAATTTATATTTATTAAAAAAATTTAGTTTGAGTAAGGAAAACATTTTTGATATTCTAGTATTTTTACTTCTTACTTCTTCGATTATATCTACATTTGTGTCATTCCACTATAATGGTACAAATTCTATTTTTGGTTTTTTTCATTTACTTTCAGGACTTCTACTTTATGTATTCTTTAAATATTTGGATGAAAATGAATTACTCCATGTTCTAAAATACAATCATATCTTTTACGGAATTTCTCTTGGGCTTTTTTCTATTTTAATTATTTCTAATATACTTAATTCAAATTTTAATCCAAATCTAGGATTTAATACGGGCATAATTAGCGGTATGGTTGGAATAAACTTTCCACCTATATTAGCAATTTTTTTGTATAGAAAGGATAAATATAAATGGGTCTACTTTATTTTACTTTCTTTTTCTATATTCGTTTTAGTATTTACGTATTCAAGTGCTTCCATACTAGGACTAATTGTAAGTAGCTTCTTTATACTTATTTACTATTATAAATTTAATATAAATAGGAAAATAAAACTAATACCTACTATAACAATGGCTGTTTTTTTTATAACAATTATTATCATTAGAAATCAATTTTCTAATAATGGAATTTTCAGCATACAAACGATAGTCGCTCGCTCTTCTGTATGGATTACGTATATAGATCGAGTATTCCATCATTCTCTTTTATTTGGATTTGGATCCAATAATGAATTTTTTAATTTTTTCCTTCCAATCGGCTATCTTTCTGAAAACGTAATTATAGATTTACAATATTATTTTTCTGAATTAAAAACCAATCTGAATGCTCATAATCTATATGTTCAATTTTTTTACAATTATGGACTCTATGGCTTTCTTATTTTAATGGGAGTATTATCTTCAGCTTTTATTCTTCTAAATAGAAAGTTAATGAAAAATGAATTAAAATTCATTGAGATAATTGGTTACTCCATTTTATGCGCTGTTTTTTTTCAGGAAATGTTTGATTACACCATGATTGATGCGGTTACTTATTTTCCGACTACTTTCGCACTAGGAATTATTTCTCGGTATTCTCTTTCATTTAATTTATTTCACCCCAAAAAAAATTACTACAAAATTAGTCTGAAAATTTTATTTGCATCACAATTTTTCATGTGTCTTTTTATTTCCATACTTGGATTTAATTTATGTATTTCCGAAAAAGTAAAGATTCTATTTAAGAATGAATTCGTAATTGATAGTTTTTCTAATTTGAAATTTTCTGAAAATTTCGACTTAACAGAGAATAAATTTAAACAATTTCGTATACTAGATTCTCTTTATTTTCCGATTAATATAGATGACAAAAAGGAACAATTTTCAGGACAAATTTACTTTGAGGCTTATAAAAAGAACGAAGAAAAACGAGACTTAGACCTAGCCGAAAAAAATTTTTCAAAATGTATTTTAATTTTTCCATATTCCGCAGTTTGTTATAAAAAAATGTATGAAATAGAAATATTAAAATCAAATCCTGATAAAGCAAATACTTACCTTCTAAAATCCAAAGAAAATGATCCATTTGGTCTCATAAATTAA
- a CDS encoding DUF1499 domain-containing protein, translated as MFNCAGVRPTNLGVKDGKLLICPQTPNCVSSQVDNTDSHFIEPYRYKKDLTTAFQELKTVVENQKRTKIISFTENYINAEFTSFLMGYVDDVEFYFDDTAKLVHVRSASRLGKSDLGVNRKRIESIREQLKW; from the coding sequence ATGTTTAATTGCGCAGGAGTAAGACCTACAAACTTAGGAGTGAAAGACGGTAAACTACTAATTTGCCCACAAACTCCAAATTGTGTATCTAGTCAGGTAGATAATACAGACTCACATTTTATTGAGCCATATCGATATAAAAAAGACTTAACTACTGCTTTTCAGGAATTAAAAACCGTAGTTGAAAATCAAAAAAGAACTAAAATTATTAGTTTCACAGAAAATTATATCAATGCAGAATTTACTTCTTTTTTAATGGGTTATGTAGACGATGTAGAATTTTATTTTGATGATACAGCCAAATTAGTTCACGTAAGATCCGCTTCCAGATTAGGCAAATCTGATTTGGGTGTAAATCGAAAGAGAATTGAATCTATTCGTGAACAATTAAAATGGTAA